A single region of the Deltaproteobacteria bacterium genome encodes:
- a CDS encoding serine/threonine-protein phosphatase: MFDGRSSVKGLVNDRSDLQIPAAITDVGCERDLNEDRYAAIESRAGRAWVVCDGMGGVMGGELAAQLAIDAIRRGLETREYASRKEALVSAIEEANRVIVLRRQNPAFSAMGTTIVGLLVKDNEAVIAHAGDSRAYLVRDNSIQQLTIDHTYVQDLVDKGLLDEDDALSHPQAHVLTRCLGAEPHLDLATQVYWIWDVEDGAPTDSLVLCSDGLYSLVSDNEIAEVVSQTSPQESCVRLVELAKKRGGYDNITISILPLEGQLREESPGKFRNGKDRTSDRRRATKKSTLPQLSMGKKIVLILLLAFLGSMVAVLGVLLQL, from the coding sequence ATGTTTGATGGACGAAGCTCGGTAAAGGGGCTTGTCAACGACAGAAGTGATTTGCAAATTCCCGCTGCCATTACTGATGTTGGTTGTGAACGAGACCTCAATGAGGATCGCTATGCTGCAATTGAATCGCGAGCGGGCAGGGCATGGGTGGTTTGCGATGGCATGGGTGGAGTAATGGGCGGCGAGCTAGCTGCGCAGCTAGCTATTGACGCGATTCGTCGCGGATTAGAAACGCGGGAATATGCTAGCAGAAAGGAAGCTCTTGTCAGTGCGATTGAAGAAGCCAATAGAGTTATTGTGCTTCGTAGGCAGAATCCCGCATTTAGCGCCATGGGTACTACAATTGTGGGATTGCTGGTAAAGGATAATGAGGCAGTAATCGCTCATGCTGGCGATAGCAGAGCATATTTAGTGCGAGATAACTCGATTCAGCAGTTAACTATAGATCATACCTACGTTCAGGATCTCGTCGATAAGGGCTTGCTAGATGAAGATGATGCGCTTTCTCACCCACAGGCGCATGTGCTCACTCGTTGTTTAGGCGCTGAGCCTCATCTAGATTTGGCGACGCAAGTTTATTGGATTTGGGATGTCGAGGACGGAGCTCCTACGGATAGTCTCGTTTTATGTAGTGACGGATTGTATAGCCTTGTTTCTGATAACGAGATTGCGGAGGTCGTTTCGCAGACGAGCCCACAGGAGAGCTGCGTTAGGCTCGTGGAGTTGGCAAAGAAACGAGGGGGTTACGATAATATCACCATCTCCATATTGCCTCTAGAGGGGCAACTGCGGGAGGAAAGCCCCGGAAAATTTCGCAATGGCAAAGATCGAACATCGGATCGCAGAAGAGCGACGAAGAAGTCAACTCTCCCCCAGCTTTCCATGGGGAAGAAAATAGTATTGATCCTTTTGCTGGCATTTCTTGGGAGTATGGTTGCGGTTTTGGGAGTCTTGTTGCAGCTGTGA
- a CDS encoding FHA domain-containing protein, whose translation MSEDSQDFDKEKEKRDSRETEDKGMGSIAASRARNRTVMLTPEITDQVRAMLGTDSEAPREGAFGGYVPSAKPEFSSPASKASTGGFETPSVGKSIEDPLRRTGVPGEESGRLGRRENTSKMTMPSQSRAGLFEMDRGSPSDQASIGSQQNPTRNLASGHAPVFPGHEQRASVYQESEVRRAPSPQPEKPRSKIVGFLVSFDNSSSGEVVDIRIGRWLLTSKPTSHGEFILIEDESISPLHAIIRATTDGKIQVLDQLSEFGTGVLRSGASVEEEITGAMGTVNHGDTLRFGNRRFVVCVIPHIEKKDDEAKE comes from the coding sequence ATGAGTGAAGATAGTCAAGATTTCGACAAGGAAAAGGAAAAGCGCGATTCTAGGGAAACTGAAGACAAAGGGATGGGAAGCATAGCGGCATCGCGAGCGCGCAATCGCACTGTAATGCTTACGCCAGAAATTACCGATCAAGTGAGGGCTATGCTTGGAACCGATAGCGAGGCTCCACGAGAGGGTGCATTTGGAGGATATGTGCCGAGTGCGAAACCTGAATTTTCTTCGCCTGCTTCTAAAGCGTCTACAGGCGGCTTTGAAACGCCGTCAGTGGGAAAATCTATTGAGGATCCACTGAGGCGGACAGGTGTCCCAGGAGAGGAGTCTGGCAGGCTAGGGAGGCGGGAGAACACGAGTAAAATGACTATGCCATCGCAATCGCGTGCTGGATTGTTCGAGATGGATAGAGGTTCTCCAAGTGATCAAGCATCTATTGGCAGTCAGCAAAACCCAACGCGAAATCTTGCTTCTGGGCATGCGCCAGTGTTTCCAGGACATGAGCAGCGCGCTTCTGTTTATCAAGAGAGCGAGGTAAGGAGGGCACCTTCGCCACAGCCAGAAAAGCCTCGGTCTAAGATAGTAGGGTTTTTGGTTAGTTTTGATAACAGCTCAAGCGGTGAGGTGGTAGACATTAGAATTGGGCGATGGTTGTTAACTTCCAAGCCAACTAGCCATGGAGAGTTTATTTTAATTGAAGATGAAAGCATCTCGCCATTGCATGCGATTATCCGGGCTACGACCGACGGAAAAATTCAAGTGCTAGATCAACTCTCGGAGTTCGGCACAGGTGTTTTGCGAAGTGGTGCGAGTGTAGAGGAAGAAATCACTGGTGCCATGGGGACTGTTAATCATGGCGATACATTGCGCTTTGGCAATCGGCGGTTTGTGGTTTGTGTGATTCCGCATATAGAGAAAAAGGATGACGAAGCGAAAGAGTAA
- a CDS encoding serine/threonine protein kinase, whose amino-acid sequence MSDDYFLNLQPGSIVNGRYEVVKCLGTGSMGMVYACRHRELAGHLVAMKVLFSEVARDSVAAQRFRNEIVASYGVSHPNVVRAYEYFRDGDLVAFTMEYIGGGDLADRIASEKQLPIDEVIRILSQMCSGVEAIHQAGIVHRDLKPENILITAQGDVKITDFGIARCGTGPKLTEHGGVVGTIDYVSPEYLESGEVDARSDLYAIGVIGYEILTGETPFRGESVIETMTLRLRSDVPSARKLRKDCPLKLDSIISKAMARDPGDRYQTAHDMFLDLQALLPDDVKLLDLQPKQSSPMEPITLPLSEGRDGVVASHNKTLRRRGREDRPSSEKRVDLNRVSKSTSADAINRNSPATYEFPREKAALSVNIGSSHLSADRVKELSSRLYSEKESIIKTAIYWLFVVLLGFGLGILGLRYYEPELFGQAPRTAVPSYRGIK is encoded by the coding sequence ATGAGCGACGATTATTTTCTTAATTTGCAGCCAGGTAGTATCGTCAACGGGCGATACGAGGTTGTGAAATGCCTCGGAACTGGGAGCATGGGGATGGTCTATGCCTGTCGCCATCGCGAACTTGCTGGCCACTTAGTGGCCATGAAAGTTCTTTTTTCGGAGGTGGCGCGCGATTCAGTTGCTGCGCAGCGCTTTCGCAATGAGATTGTGGCGTCCTATGGCGTTAGTCATCCCAATGTGGTTCGAGCCTATGAATACTTTAGAGATGGCGATTTAGTAGCTTTCACTATGGAGTACATTGGAGGCGGAGATTTAGCCGATCGCATAGCCTCTGAAAAGCAACTGCCTATTGACGAAGTGATTCGCATATTGTCGCAGATGTGTTCTGGCGTTGAAGCCATCCATCAGGCTGGGATCGTTCATAGAGACTTAAAGCCGGAAAATATTCTCATAACTGCGCAGGGCGATGTTAAGATTACCGATTTTGGCATTGCGCGTTGCGGCACGGGGCCAAAGCTTACCGAACACGGGGGAGTTGTTGGAACTATCGATTACGTCAGTCCGGAATATTTGGAAAGTGGAGAGGTCGATGCGCGCTCTGATCTATATGCAATCGGTGTTATCGGTTACGAGATACTTACTGGAGAAACGCCGTTTAGGGGAGAGAGCGTCATTGAGACTATGACGCTAAGGCTAAGATCTGATGTGCCATCGGCGCGCAAACTCAGAAAAGACTGTCCACTTAAGCTTGATAGTATAATCAGCAAAGCTATGGCGCGCGATCCGGGAGATCGCTATCAAACAGCTCATGATATGTTTCTGGATTTGCAGGCCCTTCTTCCGGACGATGTGAAGTTATTAGATCTTCAGCCTAAGCAATCTTCGCCTATGGAGCCGATCACTCTGCCGCTTTCAGAAGGGCGCGATGGAGTTGTGGCTTCGCATAATAAGACTTTGCGGCGGCGCGGTAGAGAGGATAGGCCCTCTTCAGAAAAGCGAGTGGATTTGAATCGCGTTTCTAAGTCGACTTCTGCCGATGCCATCAATCGCAATAGCCCAGCGACGTATGAGTTTCCACGAGAAAAAGCCGCTCTGAGTGTAAACATAGGAAGCTCTCACCTGTCAGCAGATAGAGTTAAGGAGTTATCGTCTCGCCTCTATTCCGAGAAGGAAAGCATAATAAAAACGGCTATTTACTGGCTATTTGTGGTGCTTTTGGGTTTTGGATTAGGCATTTTGGGGCTTCGCTATTATGAACCGGAGCTTTTTGGCCAAGCGCCTCGCACTGCTGTTCCTAGTTATAGAGGAATTAAGTAG
- a CDS encoding AAA family ATPase, translated as MRILIIDRSAEGHAVCAKRIESFSRSDIEMLDLQVKLVLDRDYEANIREADVVILCSGLGDGISALARSILGLMPWLHVIMYVTDEAYSGGAFRLAHAVGVRKVLPDSSSPLDLLQELVAVYNEFRREGRAREGRVICVTHAKGGTGATSICAALAEVCSVYRRRTMLWDLDVETRDLCRSLTVGGAEAKVVSSWVNGSRDISRESLSDALIPVSQDVSVLMPPDGMAEAMDLVCHTDAMLIAQRILDLSRVMHDVILIDLAGRIGPATGALMRVADEVLIVIDDTVLGLTALDLFLSYVKMLVIGGGERVSFVVNGYSGSLLAVPQIEAELEPVHRLGERPWRLPPVPVDPKASLWPGSGRTLYSMGQKATRSALEEIALQLNIIMPSQVGPEGEKGAAGRRRSNSWWERFLMKPESGGNVGALSGHRAEEDEHNLVS; from the coding sequence ATGAGAATTTTAATAATTGATAGATCTGCTGAGGGGCATGCTGTATGCGCAAAGCGCATAGAGTCTTTTAGTAGAAGTGATATAGAGATGCTCGATTTGCAGGTTAAGCTCGTTTTGGATCGAGATTACGAAGCAAATATACGTGAAGCTGATGTAGTAATTTTGTGTTCCGGTTTAGGAGATGGGATAAGTGCCCTTGCGAGGAGCATACTCGGTCTCATGCCATGGCTACACGTAATTATGTACGTCACTGACGAGGCCTATTCGGGAGGGGCATTTCGACTTGCTCATGCCGTGGGAGTTAGAAAGGTTCTTCCTGATAGCTCTTCTCCTTTAGATTTGTTGCAGGAATTAGTAGCTGTTTACAACGAGTTTCGCCGCGAGGGTCGGGCTCGAGAGGGACGTGTAATTTGCGTCACTCACGCAAAAGGTGGCACTGGGGCGACTAGTATTTGTGCGGCCTTAGCTGAGGTTTGTAGCGTCTATAGGCGAAGGACAATGCTTTGGGATTTAGACGTCGAGACAAGGGATTTATGTAGATCTCTAACAGTAGGTGGTGCAGAAGCTAAGGTGGTTAGTAGCTGGGTAAATGGTTCGCGCGATATTTCCAGAGAAAGCCTGAGCGATGCTCTTATACCAGTCAGCCAGGACGTATCGGTTCTCATGCCCCCAGATGGAATGGCTGAGGCCATGGATCTGGTATGTCATACCGATGCAATGCTAATTGCGCAAAGAATACTGGATTTATCCCGAGTTATGCACGACGTGATTCTCATAGATCTTGCTGGAAGGATCGGTCCGGCTACTGGTGCCTTAATGCGAGTAGCTGATGAGGTGTTAATCGTTATCGACGACACCGTCCTAGGCCTCACGGCTTTAGATCTCTTTCTTAGCTACGTAAAAATGCTCGTAATCGGCGGGGGAGAGAGAGTTAGTTTTGTCGTCAATGGCTATAGCGGCTCCTTACTTGCCGTGCCGCAGATAGAAGCGGAGCTTGAACCAGTGCACCGCTTGGGAGAGAGACCTTGGCGACTGCCACCGGTGCCAGTAGACCCAAAAGCCTCGCTTTGGCCTGGCAGCGGTAGAACACTCTATAGTATGGGACAAAAGGCCACCAGAAGCGCGCTTGAAGAGATTGCTTTGCAGTTAAATATTATCATGCCTTCCCAGGTTGGGCCGGAAGGTGAAAAAGGAGCCGCTGGTAGGAGGCGCAGTAACTCCTGGTGGGAGAGATTTCTAATGAAACCAGAAAGTGGAGGCAATGTAGGGGCCTTGTCCGGCCACCGAGCTGAGGAGGATGAGCATAATTTGGTTTCTTAG
- a CDS encoding Flp family type IVb pilin, protein MEEKNINELEVVGQEEEKGATMLEYALLAALIAVVCIVAITFLGEQACQAFSSIGSSIDQANQ, encoded by the coding sequence ATGGAAGAGAAAAATATTAATGAGTTAGAGGTCGTTGGACAGGAGGAGGAAAAGGGGGCAACTATGTTGGAGTATGCTCTATTGGCTGCTCTTATAGCTGTAGTGTGTATAGTTGCAATTACTTTCTTGGGAGAGCAGGCTTGCCAGGCGTTCTCGAGCATTGGAAGTAGTATAGATCAAGCTAACCAATAA
- the cpaB gene encoding Flp pilus assembly protein CpaB, whose translation MAARFGASPAQVYATKVRYLIGALIAVIAVLLILIVVVANNNSGTQDVLVNDPAAVQAAVPLSQNVDVLVANVRIEQGTQLMPHLFVDQSYSPDRVPAGAILARDKANVMGKFAKNMVNANFPIMLEDVTESAGGSFIDNIPPGYRAVTITVDARSGVEGWARPGTRVDILLTYTDKKSGEKAVVTLVSFTQVLSVAGMTASDQGNKQPVSAQGTTVTLMVTEKDSKRIELARTMGTLSLSLRSSRGGPDDEPSDRPVIIKPGNIISDQEDAPEVEPAEGVLYRMNPKTGRQDKYVLRRGRWSLDTEE comes from the coding sequence ATGGCTGCACGCTTTGGAGCGAGCCCCGCTCAAGTATATGCCACTAAGGTTAGGTATCTGATTGGCGCTTTAATTGCCGTTATAGCAGTGCTTCTAATCTTAATCGTAGTTGTTGCTAATAACAATTCTGGAACACAGGACGTTTTAGTAAACGATCCGGCGGCAGTACAGGCAGCAGTTCCTCTTTCGCAAAATGTCGATGTGCTGGTTGCAAATGTGAGAATAGAGCAGGGAACCCAGCTCATGCCGCATCTGTTCGTCGACCAGTCGTATAGTCCAGATAGGGTTCCAGCAGGTGCGATCCTCGCTAGAGACAAAGCCAATGTTATGGGCAAATTTGCTAAAAATATGGTTAATGCGAATTTTCCTATAATGCTAGAAGATGTTACCGAGTCGGCAGGTGGGTCGTTCATAGACAATATTCCGCCTGGGTATAGGGCTGTAACGATAACTGTAGATGCGCGTTCTGGCGTAGAAGGATGGGCGCGTCCAGGTACTCGGGTCGACATTTTGTTGACTTATACGGATAAGAAGTCGGGCGAGAAAGCTGTTGTAACTCTCGTATCTTTTACTCAAGTCTTATCAGTTGCTGGAATGACTGCAAGCGATCAAGGCAACAAGCAGCCGGTTTCAGCTCAGGGAACAACTGTAACTCTCATGGTTACCGAAAAGGATTCTAAGCGCATAGAGCTTGCGCGTACTATGGGAACGCTTAGTTTGTCGCTTAGAAGTTCTAGGGGTGGCCCAGATGATGAGCCTAGTGACAGGCCGGTTATCATTAAGCCCGGAAATATTATTAGTGACCAGGAAGACGCGCCAGAAGTGGAGCCCGCTGAAGGGGTCTTGTATCGCATGAACCCTAAAACTGGCAGGCAGGATAAGTATGTTTTGCGACGCGGTAGGTGGTCTTTGGATACTGAGGAGTAA
- a CDS encoding CpaF family protein, with translation MKDERENLIGLFSTRSGAAEVEAEVDSSEPTRARNRAQATRDVGKASLSPIANSILREARRELVSGMDGNEAKDEREIHEEAIASAIDLVCRKHGHVISDVNRAEIIVHLKRDLLGWGVLQSLINNPEVTDIHCYDYQTVVLQRGKVSESTPIHWPSKEAYASFIDRILLRLGRSVSTQQHTVDCSFSDGKRICVIHDSVCGSRGPLMTIRIPRVSEPTLESLVAYQVAPPLIVNYLAALVRTCEHTFMVSGETGTGKTTLMRCLGTQFRSDESIVGVEDTPELNYQHPYYRSLVSRPANTEGVGEVTLQEHIKTTLRMCPSRVILGEMRTPEAAEAFLESAQTGHCGMSTIHARNARETLTRLESLLGRAQRGVSTDILRQQIALAVDVVIWQCRERVSGRVRMAEVIEVGHFVEGNIQVRPMFKLVEQGDNPRWRVESWSSNYEDVLERNGIVLGEAPEFLGFSNTSGSAEVVARR, from the coding sequence ATGAAAGACGAAAGAGAGAATCTCATAGGTCTGTTCTCAACGCGGAGTGGTGCAGCCGAGGTCGAGGCCGAAGTTGATAGCAGTGAGCCGACGCGTGCTCGCAATCGTGCGCAGGCAACCAGAGATGTGGGGAAGGCATCGCTTTCACCTATTGCAAACTCCATCTTGAGAGAAGCGCGTCGGGAATTGGTTTCTGGGATGGACGGCAACGAAGCCAAGGATGAACGCGAAATTCACGAAGAAGCAATAGCTAGTGCAATTGATTTAGTTTGTAGAAAACATGGGCATGTTATAAGTGACGTAAATCGCGCTGAAATAATAGTCCACCTTAAGAGAGATCTTTTGGGGTGGGGGGTGCTGCAATCTCTGATTAATAATCCCGAAGTTACAGATATTCATTGTTATGATTACCAAACCGTTGTTCTACAACGCGGTAAGGTGAGCGAATCTACTCCCATTCATTGGCCGAGCAAGGAAGCATATGCGTCCTTTATAGATAGGATTCTCCTGCGCTTGGGGCGAAGTGTCTCGACGCAGCAGCATACTGTGGACTGTTCTTTCTCGGATGGAAAGCGAATATGCGTAATTCACGATAGCGTTTGTGGTTCGCGTGGACCCCTCATGACTATCCGCATTCCAAGAGTTTCTGAACCAACTCTCGAGAGTCTCGTTGCTTATCAGGTGGCCCCACCGCTAATAGTAAATTATTTGGCCGCACTGGTTCGAACATGCGAACATACGTTTATGGTGTCCGGAGAGACTGGAACGGGTAAGACTACTCTAATGCGATGTTTAGGTACGCAGTTTCGATCCGATGAGTCTATTGTTGGCGTAGAGGATACTCCTGAGCTAAACTACCAACATCCCTATTATCGCAGTTTGGTGTCGCGACCGGCAAATACCGAAGGTGTAGGCGAGGTGACTTTGCAGGAGCACATTAAGACGACGTTGAGAATGTGTCCGTCCAGGGTAATTCTCGGCGAAATGCGCACTCCCGAAGCCGCGGAGGCTTTTTTGGAAAGCGCCCAAACCGGGCACTGCGGGATGTCGACTATTCATGCACGAAATGCGCGCGAGACGCTAACGCGTTTGGAGAGTTTATTGGGGCGGGCTCAGCGCGGCGTAAGTACTGACATATTGCGACAGCAGATCGCTCTAGCAGTTGATGTGGTAATCTGGCAGTGTCGCGAAAGGGTTTCGGGAAGAGTTCGCATGGCAGAGGTTATTGAAGTCGGCCATTTTGTGGAAGGGAATATTCAGGTTCGGCCTATGTTTAAATTAGTCGAACAAGGAGATAATCCCAGGTGGCGCGTGGAATCGTGGTCTAGTAACTACGAAGATGTTTTGGAGAGAAATGGTATCGTTCTCGGAGAAGCCCCCGAATTTTTGGGCTTCTCTAATACTTCGGGATCCGCTGAAGTTGTAGCTCGTCGCTAA